The Merismopedia glauca CCAP 1448/3 genomic interval ACGTTCTAGAAACACATCGGCAATCATCTCACCACCACCTAAAAATGGCGGCATCGATCGCAATAAATCTAGTTTGCCATATAAAAAGCCTATTCCCGTCGGCGCGCACATTTTATGTCCAGAAGCCACTAACCAATCGCAGTCAATCTCTCGAACATTGAGGGGTAAATGAGGTACGCTTTGACAAGCATCGATTAAGACTTTAGCGCCGTATTTGTGGGCAATCTGGCAGATTTCTGTAACTGGATTGATGCAACCGAGGGTATTAGAAACATGAACCACCGATACTAGTTTAGTGCGATCGCTCACCAACCCTTTATACTGTTCTAAATCGAAACTTTCCTCTGGTGTCAGTTCCACAAACTTTAGCACCGCACCCGTTTTTTGCGCGATAATTTGCCAAGGAACTAGATTGCTATGGTGTTCCATCACCGAGAGAATCACTTCATCTCCCTGCTGGAGATTAGCTAAACCCCAGGAATATGCAACTAAGTTAATTGCTTCCGAAGCATTGCGGGTAAAGACAATTTCTTGATGAGAAGCAGCCTGAACAAAATTAGCCACCTTCACCCTAGCACCTTCGTAGGCATCAGTCGCTCTACCGCTTAGGGTGTGAACCCCTCGATGCACGTTAGAATTATCTTGAGT includes:
- a CDS encoding SufS family cysteine desulfurase, with the protein product TQDNSNVHRGVHTLSGRATDAYEGARVKVANFVQAASHQEIVFTRNASEAINLVAYSWGLANLQQGDEVILSVMEHHSNLVPWQIIAQKTGAVLKFVELTPEESFDLEQYKGLVSDRTKLVSVVHVSNTLGCINPVTEICQIAHKYGAKVLIDACQSVPHLPLNVREIDCDWLVASGHKMCAPTGIGFLYGKLDLLRSMPPFLGGGEMIADVFLERSTYADLPHKFEAGTPAIAEAVGLGAAIDYLSNIGMERIHDYETELSTYLYQKLQEIPQVRVYGPNITQGRAALAAFTAGDVHPHDLSTILDQAGIAIRAGHHCTQPLHRYLKAQSTARASLYFYNTREEIDVFIAALREAIDFFGSIFG